The Lacticaseibacillus pabuli region GCAAGAAAGTGGCGCCGCAAGCTGGCGAGGGCTCGCTTGCTCGCGTCGTCGTTGTACTTAGATTGCACACCAGAGATGAGGATGTCGAGCATTTTGGCAAATTCGGCCTGCTGCTGCGGCGTGAGCAGGTCCCATTCCGCAATGTCGGCGCTAGTAACTTGTTGCTGGGACTGACGCCCAGCTGCCGTGAGGTGAATGAGGAAGACGCGTTTGTCCTTGGCGGAGCGCGTCTTGGTCACGAGCCCCTTCTTGACTAGTTTATTGACGAACTCAGTGACGGAGGGGGCAGAGATGTCGAGCTGCTCGGCCAGTTGTCTTTGCGAGAGGCCGTCTTGTTTGCCTAGCGCCATCAGGATATTTCCCTGGCCCTGATAGAGAAAGGGCGTCCCGTCTTTTTCTTGCATCTCCAGGTTGAACAACATTGTGAGGTCGAAAAACTTTTCCGTTAAATGATGCGTTGTGATTTCATCTGCCATGGTGTTTCCTCCAATTGCTTGTCTAGGTCGACTATAGCATATTTCACTAAAGATTAGGGCCCCTAAATTAAGTG contains the following coding sequences:
- a CDS encoding MarR family winged helix-turn-helix transcriptional regulator — its product is MADEITTHHLTEKFFDLTMLFNLEMQEKDGTPFLYQGQGNILMALGKQDGLSQRQLAEQLDISAPSVTEFVNKLVKKGLVTKTRSAKDKRVFLIHLTAAGRQSQQQVTSADIAEWDLLTPQQQAEFAKMLDILISGVQSKYNDDASKRALASLRRHFLARASQ